The following coding sequences lie in one Mycoplasma crocodyli MP145 genomic window:
- a CDS encoding discoidin domain-containing protein: protein MKKITKILLGSTILVSVAVSTPLLFISNNQKSKKLIDKPNYYNESSTTLRANTNFNWLSDLTLKNKDSLGNEVKINTNYDGKTINLNIGGKKTAFFKGLGTHSDNELIYDLSDKSFDKFSAYYGVDFSKGDKSAGVKFNFFVSDNGTDWTSLKEDASVYKGNSEAGKIDLDITGKKVLKITIKKVGGSNSYNHAVLAHAMFRKSSYPFELKTTYDFIKTPEEYKQSIIAKNPISSEVSTYELDLYKEKFVSRVGYDYLVSLFNVDEELKTFIQWLFNDSLGNKLLKYYMTGGDLDANKTSQEYWVNSIKVLHSLYKKYLNSFNITFVDETSKVARGEVYLKLAAATALVYGTGVWSDFSQKRSDPLTRFEIFYKLRSQTDQQDITEYIEELEKKGTATTQWEKAALLRLRNRVKAGTYYDKLKVDHFDNLTVEHMRWIINSDLTDDEINFLNYWSRRRGMSGGGNPQPFSGNFSIGGYDFVSYTTGSAHSDFFKKFKLNEPTSPEAIKKFEEMDKKYFLTKFGIKNDGVFRNWVRMEVGQVCGGISKQGTAMLSSTGYPSVVVGQPGHGAYLNYKYKKDIDPVTKTEKLYKYWAIDNQVGSWNVAEKGERMILDWRPKRINGDYFEYNVNYIQMAENALKNKDQFYKSNNLFETARFYDDIAKKEEIYRKAIEIFPQNYNAIYALDLLMIDPTNSKSDADKVAFGKMVLTNLKMYPHPYNNIVKQVVNSLKGDEHKFELNSLLKKNLVRDSRIDKSEAYDHGIINEQARGILGDLNTDLATFSFSGDKANKIVINDMYKNSDTELRYSIDGGSTFKTSREKEVLLSDEEITLLTDSNDIVVGLSGTSETFRINLSSLPLDSNKYYYNNLTQKLYGDGVDKLLWSEDKKTWTSFKEQAPKITEEQGKEIFIKRLAFDKVLPAGPISFTFYPTKLEKEDAYLPTYLFKFTASDGGKNKEASKAVDEDFNSYYETGEQKDPSKMFMQWEFNKPIKVSKIEYLPKGGNGNIQAGKVLYSTTNDDEASFTELTTFVWKNDNKTKIVDFILDKEIKYLKIIPSQVHGGKFLSAREINLYGPVSDYYLVDNSKYEVTTNSEEKTKENNALTNALDNDFTNIWHSNWNKNPKDVNILFTFNKPLTLSSLVYEPRKDVMSGIITKLKVSYSLDGVEYKDYKTIDLKSDSNSKEIIFDEPIEAKYLKLDVLASSDGHSAAQKFRIYEKNKNISIDPIPELPQNPTPNEPNVPNVPIEPKPTEPTNIPTVDTYKGQKETNSNKIILFSSLFGGLALIGVIGLATFLIMKKIKTKKN from the coding sequence ATGAAAAAAATAACTAAAATATTATTAGGAAGTACCATATTAGTTTCGGTAGCAGTAAGTACTCCACTTTTATTTATTTCCAATAACCAAAAATCAAAAAAATTAATTGATAAACCCAACTATTATAACGAATCAAGCACCACTTTGAGAGCTAATACAAACTTTAATTGACTTAGTGATTTAACATTAAAAAATAAAGATTCTTTAGGTAATGAAGTAAAGATAAATACTAACTATGATGGAAAAACAATTAACCTTAATATTGGTGGAAAGAAAACAGCATTTTTCAAAGGTCTTGGTACGCATTCTGACAATGAATTAATTTATGATTTATCAGACAAATCGTTTGATAAATTTAGTGCCTATTATGGAGTTGATTTTTCAAAAGGCGACAAATCAGCTGGAGTTAAATTCAACTTCTTTGTATCTGATAACGGAACCGATTGAACTTCTTTAAAAGAAGATGCATCAGTTTACAAAGGAAATAGTGAAGCAGGAAAAATAGATCTAGATATAACAGGTAAAAAAGTTTTAAAAATCACCATAAAAAAAGTGGGTGGTTCAAATAGTTATAATCATGCTGTTTTAGCACATGCTATGTTTAGAAAATCAAGTTATCCATTCGAACTAAAAACTACATATGATTTTATAAAAACACCTGAGGAATACAAGCAATCAATAATAGCAAAAAATCCTATTTCTTCAGAAGTATCAACATATGAATTAGACTTGTACAAAGAGAAATTTGTATCAAGAGTAGGATATGATTATTTAGTTTCACTCTTTAATGTTGATGAAGAATTGAAGACTTTTATTCAATGATTGTTTAATGATTCTTTAGGTAATAAATTACTTAAGTATTATATGACTGGTGGAGATTTAGATGCAAACAAAACTTCGCAAGAATACTGGGTAAATTCTATTAAAGTTTTACATAGTTTATACAAAAAATATCTAAATTCTTTTAATATCACTTTTGTGGATGAAACCAGTAAAGTTGCACGTGGTGAAGTGTATTTAAAATTAGCTGCTGCAACAGCACTTGTTTATGGTACCGGCGTATGATCTGACTTCTCTCAAAAACGTAGTGATCCGTTAACAAGATTTGAGATTTTCTATAAACTTAGAAGTCAAACCGATCAACAAGATATAACTGAATATATTGAAGAACTTGAGAAAAAAGGAACTGCAACTACCCAATGAGAAAAAGCTGCTTTATTGAGATTAAGAAACAGAGTTAAAGCTGGAACATACTATGACAAACTAAAAGTTGATCATTTTGATAATTTGACTGTTGAACATATGAGATGAATTATTAACTCAGATTTAACTGATGATGAAATTAATTTCTTAAACTACTGATCAAGAAGAAGAGGTATGTCTGGTGGTGGCAATCCACAACCGTTTTCAGGTAACTTCTCAATTGGTGGGTATGATTTTGTTAGTTATACAACCGGAAGTGCTCATAGTGATTTCTTTAAAAAATTTAAATTAAATGAACCTACTTCACCAGAAGCAATTAAAAAATTTGAGGAAATGGATAAGAAATATTTTCTAACAAAATTCGGAATAAAAAATGATGGGGTTTTTAGAAACTGAGTAAGAATGGAAGTTGGTCAAGTTTGTGGTGGTATTTCGAAACAAGGAACAGCAATGCTATCATCAACCGGATATCCATCTGTTGTTGTTGGTCAACCAGGACATGGAGCTTATTTAAATTACAAATATAAAAAGGATATTGATCCAGTAACTAAAACTGAAAAATTATATAAATATTGAGCAATAGACAATCAAGTCGGATCATGAAATGTAGCTGAAAAGGGCGAAAGAATGATACTTGATTGAAGACCGAAGAGAATCAATGGTGATTATTTTGAATATAACGTTAACTATATTCAAATGGCAGAAAACGCTTTAAAAAACAAAGATCAATTTTACAAATCTAATAATCTTTTTGAAACGGCAAGATTTTATGATGATATAGCTAAAAAAGAAGAAATATATAGAAAAGCTATTGAAATTTTTCCTCAAAACTATAATGCTATTTATGCTCTTGATTTACTAATGATAGATCCTACAAATTCAAAAAGTGATGCTGATAAAGTAGCTTTTGGAAAAATGGTTCTAACAAACCTAAAAATGTACCCACATCCATACAACAACATTGTAAAACAAGTTGTAAATAGTCTTAAAGGTGATGAACATAAATTTGAGTTAAATTCGCTTCTTAAGAAAAATCTTGTTAGAGATTCAAGAATAGATAAAAGTGAAGCATATGATCACGGAATAATTAATGAACAAGCAAGAGGTATATTGGGTGATCTAAACACCGATTTAGCAACATTCTCATTTAGTGGTGATAAGGCAAATAAAATAGTTATTAATGATATGTATAAAAATTCTGATACTGAACTTAGATATAGTATTGATGGAGGTTCTACTTTTAAAACATCTCGTGAAAAAGAAGTTTTACTAAGCGATGAAGAAATTACTTTATTAACCGATTCGAATGATATAGTGGTTGGACTTTCAGGAACTTCAGAAACATTTAGAATTAATTTATCTTCACTACCACTAGATTCAAATAAATATTACTATAACAATTTAACTCAAAAATTATATGGTGATGGCGTTGATAAACTTCTATGAAGTGAAGATAAAAAAACTTGAACATCATTTAAAGAACAAGCACCTAAAATAACCGAAGAACAAGGTAAGGAAATTTTTATTAAAAGATTAGCTTTTGATAAAGTTTTACCAGCAGGACCTATTTCATTTACTTTTTATCCTACAAAACTAGAAAAAGAAGATGCTTATCTTCCTACTTATTTATTTAAATTCACAGCTTCTGATGGTGGAAAAAATAAAGAAGCATCAAAAGCTGTTGATGAAGATTTTAATTCATATTATGAAACTGGTGAACAAAAAGACCCTTCTAAAATGTTTATGCAATGAGAGTTTAATAAGCCAATTAAAGTGTCAAAAATTGAGTATCTTCCTAAAGGTGGTAATGGAAATATTCAAGCTGGAAAAGTTTTGTATAGCACAACAAACGATGATGAAGCTTCATTTACAGAATTAACCACTTTTGTTTGAAAGAATGATAATAAAACGAAAATTGTAGACTTTATTTTAGATAAAGAAATTAAGTATTTAAAGATTATTCCTTCACAAGTTCATGGTGGAAAGTTTTTATCAGCAAGAGAAATAAATCTATATGGTCCTGTTAGTGATTACTACTTGGTTGATAATTCAAAATATGAAGTTACTACAAATTCTGAGGAAAAGACTAAGGAAAATAATGCTTTAACAAACGCTTTGGACAATGACTTTACTAATATATGACACTCAAATTGAAATAAAAACCCAAAAGATGTCAATATATTATTTACATTTAATAAGCCATTAACTTTAAGTTCATTGGTTTATGAACCGAGAAAAGATGTTATGAGTGGAATTATAACAAAACTTAAAGTTTCATATTCATTAGATGGTGTTGAATACAAAGACTATAAAACAATTGATTTAAAATCGGATTCAAATTCTAAAGAAATAATCTTTGATGAACCAATCGAAGCTAAATATCTAAAATTAGATGTTTTGGCATCTAGTGATGGTCATTCAGCAGCTCAAAAATTCAGAATTTATGAAAAAAATAAGAATATTTCAATAGATCCAATCCCTGAATTGCCTCAAAATCCAACTCCTAACGAACCAAATGTTCCTAATGTTCCGATTGAACCCAAACCAACAGAACCGACAAATATACCAACCGTTGATACTTA